The sequence GTGCGGGACTCCTGGAGCCCGTACGGCAACGCGGACATGCTGCACCGGGCCCACCTGCTCGGCTGGACGACCGACGCCCGCACGGACGAGGAGCTGGCCGGGTGCTTCGCGCTGGCCGCCGACGGCGGTGCCGAGCTGCTCGACCTGCCGAGGGCGACCCTGGAGCCGGGGTCGCCGGCGGACTTCATGCTGGTGTCCGGCGAGTGCCTCCCGCAGGTCGTCGTGGACCTTCCGCCGCGCGAGCTGGTGGTCCGGGCCGGGCGGGTGGTCGCCCGGGACGGCCGCTACCTGGGCTGAGGGAGGGCCGCCGTCCGGGCCGGGGCGGAGGCGCCGCCCGGGCAGCAGCCTCCGCCTCGGCACCTCACCCGGCGCTGTGCGGGGGCTCCGCGGTGGTGAAGTGACCGCCGATCAGCCGGGCGTCGACATGGCCGGGGTCCAGCTCGCCGTGTTCGGCCAGCACCGCCTCGGCGAACCGCTCGGCGTCGTCCCGCGGGCGGTAGCCGAGGGCGCGTGCGGACGAGAGGTCCCACCAGGCCCGGGTGTTGGCGCTGATGCCGTTGACCACGGTGTGGCCGGTGCCCGGGGCGGTGAGCGCCGCGTGCACCAGGCGCGCGCAGTCGTCGGGGCTGAGCCAGGTGGCGAGCATCCGCACGGACCGGGGGCGGGCGAAGCACGAGCCGATCCGCAGCGAGACCGTCCGGACGCCGTACTTGTCGGCGTACAGGGCGGCCAGGTTCTCCCCGAAGGCCTTGGACAGGCCGTAGTAGGTGTCGGGGCGGGGCGGGACGTCGGAACCGATCGGGACGGCGCCGGTCAGCGGATGGAAGCCGACGGCGTGGTTGCTGCTCGCCAGCACCACCCGGCGCACCCCCTCCCGGCGCACGGCCTCGTACAGGTGGTAGGTGCCGCGGATGTTGGCGTCGAGGATCGCCTCGAAGCCGTCCTCGACGGAGATCCCGCCGAGGTGCACCACGGCGTCGGCACCGCGCACGGCGGCCCGGACGGCCTCCGCGTCGCCCAGGTCGAAGCGGAGCGCGTCGGGGTCGCCGGGAACCGGCAGCCGGTCGGCGCAGACCAGCCGGTGGCCCAGGGCGGGCAGGCGCTCGCGCAGGAAGGTGCCGACACCGCCCGCGGCGCCGGTGAGCAGAACGGTCCCGGTCATGGTGCTCCGATCTCGGCGACGGGTGCGGGGACGGGTGCGGTGGTGGGTGCGGCGACGGGTGCGGCGACGGGTGCGGTGGTGGGTGCGGCAGGCGTGGAGGGTCCGGCCGCGGGCGCGGCGGGTCCGACCGCGCGGAACTCGGCCGCCAGGACGGCCGCCAGCGGCAGCCGGTCGGCGGGCAGCAGGCCCAGGTGGTAGAGGCTGAGCCGGCTCGCCCCGGCCGCCCGCAGCCGGCGGACATGGCCGGGCAGCAGGCCCGGATCCGTCGGCGCCAGCAGCGTGACGTACGCGTCCACCACCGGATGGCGCAGCGCGGTACGGCGTACCAGTTCGGCACTCTCCGGACCGGTCGGCCAGCAGGGCACCAGCACGGCGTCCACCTCCCCGGCCGCCGCGGCGGTGAGTCCGGGCGACGGGCCGGTGGCCCACGGGTCGGGGTGGGCGTGCAGGGTGACCGGCACCCCGGGCACGGCGTCGCGTACGGCGGCGACGGCCCGGCCGCGCAGCGCGTCGGTGGCCGCGTGCCGTACGGCGAGCACCACCTCGTCGACCTCGGCGGGCGGAGCGGCGCCGGTCCCCGCCGACCGGCGGAGCTGCCCGACGACGAGGTCCGGGTCCGTCCCGGCCGACCGCCACCCCGCACGGCAGCCCTCGCAGCAGCACACCGACAGGGCCCGCAGGGCCGTCGGTCCGTAGGCGCCGTCGGTCTTCTCGTGGCACCCCGCGTGCACCGCGCCGAGCTGGCCGGCGGACTCCAGCGACACACCGCGCACGGCACCGGCGGGCAGGTCGTGCAG comes from Streptomyces sp. TLI_053 and encodes:
- a CDS encoding NAD(P)-dependent oxidoreductase; amino-acid sequence: MTGTVLLTGAAGGVGTFLRERLPALGHRLVCADRLPVPGDPDALRFDLGDAEAVRAAVRGADAVVHLGGISVEDGFEAILDANIRGTYHLYEAVRREGVRRVVLASSNHAVGFHPLTGAVPIGSDVPPRPDTYYGLSKAFGENLAALYADKYGVRTVSLRIGSCFARPRSVRMLATWLSPDDCARLVHAALTAPGTGHTVVNGISANTRAWWDLSSARALGYRPRDDAERFAEAVLAEHGELDPGHVDARLIGGHFTTAEPPHSAG